One part of the Nostoc sp. PCC 7120 = FACHB-418 genome encodes these proteins:
- the cobT gene encoding nicotinate mononucleotide-dependent phosphoribosyltransferase CobT: MIRIYTQLEQGEAWLRRYSDRLPLFTCILGFTETGLIPGISAAGRTPEDRKYTACADAEFLYYGAEHQPQYPLPPLTAGASPVLISRAVVEAFNMPVYLFNAGLPQSPAIPAIDLGGCPAKCLSTGAAMELTTVEHLFKQGLLWGERLAAEVPEGYVILSECVVGGTTTALAMLTGLGINAAGKVNSSHPVCNHEQKWQLVQQGLEAGKEAGGQGVGCRGDKSPIDPLKLVAAVGDPMQVVVAGMAIAASRGCGVMLAGGTQMLAVYALASAIAETYNLSWQPTAVVVATTRWVAEDSTGGTVELALNIGKNSQYPQIMTPPLLATKLSFANSQYPQLQAYEQGFVKEGVGAGAACIAANLYKNWQQHQLLQAIENQIQRLLDR, translated from the coding sequence ATGATTCGCATTTATACTCAACTTGAACAGGGTGAGGCTTGGTTGCGACGATATAGCGATCGCCTACCCTTGTTTACTTGTATTCTTGGTTTTACGGAAACTGGACTAATTCCGGGCATTTCGGCGGCTGGTCGTACTCCAGAGGATCGGAAGTACACTGCCTGTGCTGATGCTGAGTTTTTATACTACGGTGCCGAACATCAGCCCCAATATCCTCTACCACCACTAACAGCCGGTGCATCCCCTGTCCTCATATCCCGCGCTGTGGTAGAAGCATTCAATATGCCAGTTTATTTATTTAACGCGGGTTTACCTCAGTCCCCTGCCATACCAGCAATTGATTTAGGTGGTTGTCCTGCTAAATGTTTGAGTACAGGCGCGGCGATGGAATTAACCACCGTAGAACATCTATTTAAGCAAGGTTTACTTTGGGGGGAACGCCTAGCGGCTGAAGTTCCAGAAGGATATGTAATTCTCAGCGAATGTGTTGTTGGTGGTACTACCACTGCGCTGGCAATGTTAACTGGTCTGGGCATAAATGCAGCAGGCAAAGTTAACAGCAGTCACCCAGTTTGTAACCATGAGCAGAAATGGCAATTGGTACAGCAAGGCTTGGAGGCGGGGAAAGAAGCAGGGGGGCAGGGGGTGGGGTGCAGGGGGGACAAATCCCCAATCGATCCCCTCAAACTAGTCGCCGCAGTTGGTGATCCCATGCAGGTTGTAGTGGCGGGAATGGCGATCGCTGCTAGTCGCGGTTGTGGTGTAATGTTAGCTGGTGGTACGCAAATGTTAGCGGTTTATGCTCTGGCGAGTGCGATCGCCGAGACTTACAATTTATCTTGGCAACCTACAGCCGTGGTAGTAGCTACAACCCGTTGGGTAGCAGAAGACTCAACAGGTGGTACGGTGGAATTAGCCCTAAACATAGGTAAAAATAGTCAATATCCTCAGATAATGACTCCGCCACTTTTAGCTACTAAACTGAGTTTTGCTAACTCTCAATACCCGCAACTCCAAGCCTATGAGCAAGGATTCGTCAAGGAAGGCGTAGGTGCTGGCGCTGCCTGCATAGCTGCCAATCTCTACAAGAATTGGCAGCAACATCAACTTTTACAAGCAATCGAAAACCAGATCCAGCGTCTTCTTGATAGATAG
- a CDS encoding extracellular solute-binding protein, with protein MDRRTFLVSLGGLTLSQLLVGCTGNNQTQLNVQLLKGSIPGQVVNKFRQSLKQQAQLKFAPVEQLEELYKRLVNWQHNPKAHDEQEWTRFIPFRQSQTFPVADLVTLGDYWLTTAIERKLIQAIETEQLKQWSGLDSRWRELVTRNEQGVPDPQGKVWAAPYRWGSTVIVYDREKFKKLGWIPQDWSDLWRSELRSRISVLDQPREIIGLVLKKLGKSYNTENLATVPDLEKELQTFNQQVKIYSSNTYLEPLILGDTWLAVGWSSDLIPVLARYPQLSVVIPRSGTSIWADLWVSPKETAKDGLSSQWIDFCLQPNIARQIALLTKTNSPVATNIGTADIQESLGGLFLNSQEVFAKGEFLLPLSPEATKQYEALFAKIKG; from the coding sequence ATGGATAGAAGGACTTTTTTAGTGAGCCTGGGTGGGCTGACTTTATCACAACTACTCGTAGGCTGTACGGGGAATAACCAGACACAACTAAACGTTCAGTTATTAAAAGGTTCTATCCCTGGTCAAGTAGTTAATAAATTTCGCCAAAGTCTAAAGCAACAGGCGCAGTTAAAGTTTGCACCAGTTGAACAACTAGAAGAGTTATATAAACGATTGGTAAACTGGCAGCATAACCCAAAAGCTCATGATGAGCAAGAATGGACGCGCTTCATCCCATTTAGGCAATCTCAAACTTTTCCCGTGGCTGATTTGGTGACATTAGGAGATTATTGGTTAACCACAGCAATTGAGAGAAAACTGATTCAAGCCATAGAAACAGAGCAATTAAAGCAATGGTCTGGCTTAGATTCAAGATGGCGAGAATTGGTAACGCGTAATGAGCAAGGTGTTCCAGACCCACAAGGAAAAGTTTGGGCTGCGCCTTATCGCTGGGGTAGTACGGTAATTGTTTATGATCGTGAGAAGTTTAAAAAATTGGGATGGATACCCCAAGATTGGAGTGATTTGTGGCGTAGTGAATTGCGATCGCGTATTTCTGTACTAGATCAACCAAGAGAAATTATAGGTTTAGTCTTAAAGAAACTAGGAAAATCATACAACACAGAAAACCTAGCAACAGTTCCAGATTTAGAAAAAGAACTGCAAACCTTCAACCAGCAGGTAAAAATCTACAGTTCCAATACCTATTTAGAACCTCTGATTCTTGGAGATACTTGGCTAGCAGTTGGTTGGTCAAGTGATTTAATCCCAGTTTTGGCACGTTATCCCCAACTTAGCGTTGTGATTCCCCGTTCCGGAACCTCTATCTGGGCAGACTTATGGGTAAGCCCTAAAGAAACCGCTAAGGATGGTCTATCATCCCAATGGATTGATTTTTGTTTACAACCCAATATTGCTAGGCAAATTGCTTTACTCACTAAAACTAATTCCCCAGTTGCCACTAATATTGGTACTGCTGATATTCAGGAATCATTAGGTGGTTTATTCCTAAATAGTCAAGAAGTATTTGCTAAAGGTGAATTTTTGCTTCCCCTATCGCCAGAAGCGACAAAACAATATGAAGCTTTGTTTGCCAAAATCAAAGGTTAA
- a CDS encoding aldo/keto reductase, translating into MQIHQELSLPGMGCGTWAWGNQLLWGYNESMDAQLQAVFNLCVSNGVTLFDTGDSYGTGRLNGRSELLLGKFSQEYQGVNQENICIATKLAAYPWRWTRQSMINACKSSAQRLGRNVDLVQMHWSTANYAPWQEVGLLDGLADLYEQGLVKGVGLSNYGTKRLQRVHQKFAERGVPIKTLQVQYSLLSTYPVTELGLKDVCDELGIKLIAYSPLALGILTGKYSEKGPFPRGVRGLLLRQLLPGVRSLLQCLQDVAQSRNKTMSQVALNWCIAKGTMPIPGARSVKQAQENIGALGWQLNSGEIAELDKAAASSDKKMVQNIFQTK; encoded by the coding sequence ATGCAAATTCACCAAGAACTATCCCTTCCTGGCATGGGTTGTGGAACTTGGGCGTGGGGAAACCAATTGCTTTGGGGATATAACGAAAGCATGGACGCGCAATTACAAGCTGTCTTTAACCTCTGTGTAAGTAATGGTGTTACCTTGTTTGATACGGGAGATTCTTACGGCACGGGAAGATTAAATGGGCGTAGTGAGTTGCTGCTGGGGAAATTTTCTCAAGAATATCAAGGTGTCAATCAAGAAAATATTTGTATTGCTACTAAATTGGCGGCTTACCCCTGGCGATGGACACGCCAATCAATGATAAATGCTTGCAAGTCTTCTGCTCAACGCTTGGGTAGAAATGTTGACTTAGTACAGATGCACTGGTCAACTGCCAATTATGCGCCTTGGCAAGAAGTAGGGCTATTAGATGGTTTAGCGGATTTGTATGAGCAGGGTTTAGTGAAGGGTGTGGGACTATCTAATTACGGAACAAAAAGACTGCAACGTGTACATCAGAAGTTTGCAGAGCGAGGAGTACCAATTAAGACACTGCAAGTCCAATATTCCTTATTGTCTACCTATCCTGTGACTGAGTTGGGGTTAAAAGACGTTTGTGATGAACTGGGGATTAAGCTGATTGCATACAGCCCTTTAGCTTTGGGAATATTAACAGGGAAATATTCAGAAAAAGGCCCGTTTCCAAGAGGTGTCCGGGGTTTACTGTTGAGACAGTTGTTGCCAGGAGTGCGATCGCTTCTCCAATGTTTACAAGATGTGGCACAATCCAGAAATAAAACCATGTCTCAAGTAGCGCTTAACTGGTGTATTGCTAAAGGAACCATGCCCATCCCTGGTGCAAGGTCTGTCAAACAAGCCCAGGAGAATATCGGTGCGTTAGGTTGGCAATTAAACTCTGGCGAAATAGCCGAGTTAGATAAAGCGGCTGCTAGTTCTGATAAAAAAATGGTGCAAAATATTTTTCAGACTAAATAA
- a CDS encoding CU044_2847 family protein, giving the protein MDNQDSLIDEPVIIVEFAPSAGMRSVSLTPADIAKESAKALDKAMLTIRQMAQKTMATIDTLSNKPSEVELEFGIKLNTEAGAIIAKTSGEASLKVKLLWERKDSNNEPDSKSA; this is encoded by the coding sequence ATGGATAATCAAGATTCCCTCATCGATGAGCCAGTGATCATTGTAGAATTTGCTCCTAGTGCTGGGATGAGGTCAGTTAGCTTGACTCCAGCAGATATCGCCAAAGAATCGGCGAAAGCATTGGATAAAGCCATGCTGACTATCCGGCAAATGGCACAAAAGACAATGGCAACAATCGATACATTATCTAACAAGCCCTCAGAAGTGGAATTAGAATTTGGCATCAAATTAAATACTGAAGCAGGTGCAATTATTGCCAAAACTTCGGGAGAAGCCAGCCTCAAGGTAAAGTTACTCTGGGAGCGCAAAGATTCCAATAATGAGCCAGATTCAAAATCTGCGTAA
- a CDS encoding DUF2232 domain-containing protein, translated as MSILDSLPDEPEEETSPESPNPQNPQSDQQEPEKHNAQTNGGGQHALLSPQLKVDAPLRMVETAFLASTASLIWFINFYFPLGPVLRIFFPVPIALVYLRWGKRAAWMAAVTSGLLLSVLMGPVRSLLFVMPFAFMGVVLGATWYRRAPWIVSITLGTLLGTLGVFFRLWLLSVLSGEDLWIYLITQVTELIEWIFLKLGLLNSPSVFLIQLGAVALIIINNFIYLFVVHLAAWLLLDRLGNPIPRPPRWVQVLMDY; from the coding sequence ATGAGTATTTTAGATTCTCTGCCAGATGAGCCAGAGGAAGAGACATCCCCTGAATCTCCAAATCCCCAAAATCCACAATCAGATCAGCAAGAACCTGAGAAACACAATGCTCAGACCAACGGCGGAGGACAACACGCTTTACTATCTCCCCAGTTGAAAGTTGATGCGCCCTTAAGAATGGTAGAGACAGCTTTTTTAGCAAGCACCGCTAGCCTGATTTGGTTCATCAATTTTTACTTTCCCCTTGGCCCGGTGTTGCGGATATTTTTTCCTGTACCCATCGCCTTAGTTTATCTGCGTTGGGGTAAACGAGCAGCATGGATGGCGGCTGTTACCTCTGGTTTATTATTGTCTGTACTGATGGGGCCAGTCCGTAGTCTGTTGTTCGTTATGCCTTTTGCGTTTATGGGTGTGGTGCTAGGCGCAACATGGTACCGCCGCGCTCCCTGGATTGTTTCGATTACGCTGGGTACGCTGCTGGGTACTTTAGGGGTCTTTTTTCGGTTGTGGTTGTTGTCTGTGTTGTCGGGGGAAGACCTGTGGATTTATTTAATTACCCAAGTAACAGAACTCATAGAGTGGATATTCTTGAAGCTGGGATTATTAAATAGTCCTAGTGTATTTTTGATTCAGCTTGGGGCGGTAGCATTGATTATCATTAATAACTTTATTTATCTGTTTGTTGTACACTTGGCAGCATGGCTACTCTTAGATCGCTTAGGAAATCCCATTCCCCGTCCCCCTCGTTGGGTACAAGTCCTGATGGATTATTAG
- a CDS encoding DUF4336 domain-containing protein, whose product MAKLGGCGVVHDENVEQINPRDWSWSYWFTLPLYPYGKRRTLRHEVIKDTIWTFDQMQGIFYVVVPIRMTVVKLDEGGLLVYAPVAPTPECIRLVNELVAEYGDVKYIILPTISGLEHKVFVGPFARYFPQAQVFVAPNQWSFPLNLPLSWLGLPNKRTHVLPEDSSQTPFANEFDYAILDTIDLGPGKFAEVVFLHKRSHTLLVTDSVVSVPADPPAIVQLDPYPLLFHAKDKASDIVVDNQANRRKGWERISLFALYFRPSAVDVPKWSEVWIEALKAPERSYRAYFGLFPFKWQDDWRRSFEALRGDRRLFVAPVLQKLILNRAPKETINWANKVASWDFQWIIPCHFDAPIKAEPHQFRQAFSFLEKQPAVSAGLFTSNSYPLPEKDFQVLQQIDNGLSQSGIVPPPKEQV is encoded by the coding sequence ATGGCGAAGTTAGGGGGTTGCGGAGTGGTGCATGATGAAAATGTAGAACAAATTAATCCCAGAGATTGGTCATGGTCTTACTGGTTCACGTTGCCACTGTATCCATACGGTAAGCGGCGGACGCTCCGGCATGAGGTTATTAAAGATACTATCTGGACTTTTGACCAGATGCAGGGTATCTTTTACGTCGTTGTCCCCATTCGGATGACTGTAGTCAAACTGGATGAGGGAGGGTTACTAGTATATGCACCTGTCGCGCCTACCCCTGAATGTATCAGATTAGTCAATGAATTGGTAGCCGAATATGGGGATGTGAAGTATATCATCCTGCCAACTATTTCGGGACTAGAACATAAGGTATTTGTCGGCCCCTTCGCCAGATATTTTCCCCAAGCACAGGTATTTGTCGCGCCGAATCAGTGGAGTTTCCCCCTTAATCTTCCCCTCAGTTGGTTGGGTTTACCAAATAAACGCACTCATGTACTCCCAGAAGATAGTAGCCAAACTCCCTTTGCTAACGAGTTTGACTATGCAATCTTAGATACAATTGACCTTGGCCCTGGGAAGTTTGCAGAGGTGGTATTTTTGCACAAGCGATCGCATACTTTACTTGTAACAGATTCAGTTGTTTCTGTACCAGCAGATCCGCCGGCGATCGTCCAATTAGACCCCTATCCCTTACTATTCCACGCCAAAGATAAAGCCTCGGATATCGTTGTAGACAATCAAGCCAATCGCCGTAAAGGATGGGAACGCATCAGCTTATTTGCTTTGTATTTCCGTCCCAGTGCGGTAGATGTTCCCAAATGGTCTGAGGTATGGATTGAAGCACTAAAAGCGCCAGAACGCTCATATAGAGCTTATTTTGGCTTGTTTCCTTTCAAATGGCAAGATGATTGGAGGCGATCGTTTGAGGCTTTACGAGGGGATAGGCGTTTATTTGTCGCGCCAGTTCTACAGAAGTTGATTCTTAATCGCGCACCAAAAGAAACTATTAACTGGGCAAATAAAGTAGCAAGTTGGGATTTTCAGTGGATTATTCCGTGTCATTTTGATGCACCAATTAAAGCAGAACCCCATCAATTTCGCCAAGCTTTCTCCTTTTTAGAAAAACAGCCTGCTGTCAGTGCAGGTTTATTTACTAGCAACAGCTATCCTTTACCAGAAAAAGATTTCCAAGTTTTGCAACAAATTGATAATGGTTTATCTCAAAGTGGAATTGTCCCGCCACCCAAAGAGCAGGTGTAA
- a CDS encoding Crp/Fnr family transcriptional regulator has product MEDRYSLQSPAHPWMISAPFFQGLPETAVELALNHLVTRTHPANQVILLENDWGGSVYFIVEGWVKIRTYNLEGKEVTLNILGTGELFGEMAALDEVPRSTDVITLTTTMIGSMPSQDFVKLLNTEPLAGVRLSQLMARRLRQVNRRLRLRESDSQSRVADTLLFLAEGQGKRGQTGTELPNLPHRELSSLSGLARETVTRVLTRLEKKGLIKRDQDTICIPDLSALEKMLI; this is encoded by the coding sequence ATGGAAGACCGATATAGCTTGCAGTCGCCCGCTCATCCTTGGATGATCTCGGCTCCCTTTTTTCAAGGACTACCAGAAACTGCTGTAGAATTAGCCCTCAATCACCTTGTCACCCGTACACACCCAGCTAATCAGGTCATACTACTAGAAAACGACTGGGGCGGCTCTGTATATTTTATAGTCGAAGGCTGGGTAAAAATCCGTACTTATAATCTCGAAGGGAAAGAGGTGACCCTGAATATTCTGGGTACGGGAGAATTGTTTGGTGAAATGGCAGCACTAGATGAAGTACCTCGGTCTACAGATGTAATTACTTTGACTACCACAATGATTGGTAGTATGCCTTCTCAAGATTTTGTCAAGTTACTAAATACAGAACCTTTGGCAGGAGTTCGTTTATCTCAGTTAATGGCTCGGCGCTTGCGACAAGTAAATCGGCGCTTGCGGCTACGGGAATCTGATAGTCAGTCGCGGGTAGCAGATACTCTGCTGTTTTTAGCGGAAGGTCAAGGAAAACGGGGCCAGACAGGAACGGAACTTCCTAATTTACCTCATCGAGAGCTAAGTAGTTTGAGTGGTTTGGCACGAGAAACTGTTACCAGGGTATTGACAAGGTTAGAAAAAAAAGGCTTGATTAAGCGAGATCAAGACACTATTTGTATTCCAGATTTGTCAGCCTTAGAAAAAATGTTAATTTAA
- a CDS encoding AIM24 family protein gives MQYEVKIIEPTDLWYLQNNINKDTNKYYHPTKNIPFVQQVEIKIENSGVVIQKGALHRCLGKLTHGVYKTDNRLKDVWVALMTEIDYNAPVYKGSGNVYLEPRGKGQFLHYTDIEISEQEQWEFDDGIFQFCSDNVILGTKKLKFRQMSGSSDGRWRIAIKALAGQTAKVVTGTNTPARIIEIHRGETVIADYDLVKGFTNGIQEDYRKLGHFGKGGGEGFVWMYEGQGKLLISETDGMGLG, from the coding sequence ATGCAATACGAAGTCAAAATTATAGAACCGACAGATTTGTGGTACTTACAAAATAACATTAATAAAGACACAAACAAATATTATCACCCTACTAAAAATATCCCTTTTGTTCAGCAAGTTGAAATAAAAATCGAAAACTCTGGGGTTGTCATTCAAAAAGGTGCTTTGCATAGATGTTTAGGTAAATTAACTCATGGTGTTTATAAAACCGATAATCGATTAAAAGATGTTTGGGTAGCTTTAATGACGGAGATAGATTACAACGCCCCTGTTTATAAAGGTAGTGGTAACGTCTATCTTGAACCTAGAGGCAAAGGTCAATTTTTACATTACACAGATATTGAAATATCAGAGCAAGAACAATGGGAATTTGATGATGGGATCTTCCAATTTTGTTCTGATAATGTAATTTTAGGCACTAAAAAACTGAAATTTCGCCAGATGTCTGGTTCCAGTGATGGTAGATGGAGAATTGCCATTAAAGCCTTAGCCGGGCAAACAGCTAAAGTTGTCACAGGTACAAATACGCCTGCTAGGATTATTGAAATTCATAGAGGTGAAACCGTCATTGCTGACTATGATTTGGTGAAAGGATTTACTAATGGAATTCAAGAAGATTACAGAAAATTAGGACACTTTGGTAAAGGTGGCGGAGAAGGTTTTGTTTGGATGTATGAAGGTCAAGGTAAGTTATTAATATCGGAAACCGACGGTATGGGATTAGGTTAA